Proteins encoded in a region of the Rhizobium sp. CC-YZS058 genome:
- a CDS encoding DUF922 domain-containing Zn-dependent protease: MMTARSLFAACLAASLSLPLAAPAGAETVLTKSITYFPIGGRTAADLDAALSSKGPQMRSTGARHPGATRIRFGGTVTYVKRGAVCAVGAAKVTLNTKLILPRWTNRRSAGRDLALVWDTLSSDIKRHEERHAEIARNAARDMEKTLLALRPEADCERMQARVARVSEDAIAKHDADQVAFDRREAVNFDRRMIRLLQYRLEQLQKTAGK; the protein is encoded by the coding sequence ATGATGACGGCCCGTTCCCTTTTCGCCGCCTGTCTGGCCGCAAGCCTGTCGCTTCCGCTTGCCGCACCGGCGGGTGCTGAAACCGTGCTGACGAAGAGCATCACCTATTTCCCGATCGGCGGGCGGACCGCGGCCGATCTCGATGCGGCGCTCTCCAGCAAGGGCCCGCAGATGCGCAGCACCGGGGCGCGGCACCCGGGCGCAACCCGCATCCGCTTCGGCGGGACGGTCACCTATGTGAAGCGCGGCGCGGTCTGCGCGGTCGGCGCGGCCAAGGTCACGCTCAACACCAAGCTGATCCTGCCGCGCTGGACGAACCGGCGCAGTGCCGGGCGCGATCTGGCGCTGGTGTGGGACACGCTGTCGAGCGACATTAAGCGGCACGAGGAGCGCCATGCCGAAATCGCCCGCAATGCGGCGCGCGACATGGAGAAGACCTTGCTCGCGCTCCGCCCGGAGGCCGATTGCGAGCGCATGCAGGCCAGGGTCGCCCGGGTCAGCGAAGACGCGATCGCAAAACACGATGCCGACCAGGTCGCCTTTGACAGGCGCGAAGCGGTCAACTTCGACCGCCGCATGATCCGCCTGCTCCAATACCGGCTGGAGCAGCTTCAGAAGACGGCCGGCAAGTAA
- a CDS encoding 2Fe-2S iron-sulfur cluster-binding protein produces the protein MTKLAIIAFDGTRHDLDVQPGSTVMENAVRNAVPGIEAECGGACACATCHVYIDEAWTERVGPPEAMEEDMLDFAHDVRPTSRLSCQIRMSEALDGLTVHVPERQA, from the coding sequence ATGACCAAGCTTGCCATCATTGCCTTCGACGGAACGCGCCACGATCTCGACGTCCAGCCGGGCTCGACGGTCATGGAGAATGCGGTGCGCAACGCCGTTCCCGGCATCGAGGCCGAATGCGGCGGCGCCTGCGCCTGCGCCACCTGTCATGTCTATATCGACGAGGCCTGGACCGAGCGGGTGGGTCCGCCCGAGGCGATGGAAGAAGACATGCTCGACTTCGCGCACGACGTGCGCCCCACCTCGCGCCTGTCCTGCCAGATCCGCATGAGCGAAGCGCTGGACGGGCTGACCGTTCATGTGCCGGAACGCCAGGCCTGA
- a CDS encoding Hpt domain-containing protein codes for MAATLETRHTAPEAQPPQEERRSCPSTRRPVDLVHLARQTMGDKSLEIEVLQIFARQARQLIDQMAAGEPPVRKAAAHRLKGAALAIGAFGVASQAEGVEAQPQAPGSFAALSAGVLECESFIARLCA; via the coding sequence ATGGCCGCCACGCTTGAGACCCGCCATACGGCGCCGGAGGCTCAGCCCCCGCAGGAGGAGCGACGATCCTGCCCATCCACCCGCAGGCCGGTCGACCTCGTTCATCTCGCCCGGCAGACCATGGGCGACAAGTCGCTCGAAATCGAGGTTCTGCAGATCTTTGCCCGCCAGGCGCGCCAGTTGATCGACCAGATGGCGGCTGGCGAACCGCCGGTCCGCAAGGCGGCCGCCCACCGGCTGAAGGGCGCGGCCTTGGCGATCGGCGCCTTCGGCGTCGCCAGCCAGGCGGAAGGCGTGGAAGCGCAGCCGCAGGCACCGGGCAGTTTCGCCGCACTGTCGGCCGGCGTGCTGGAATGCGAGAGCTTCATCGCGCGGCTATGCGCCTGA
- a CDS encoding type II toxin-antitoxin system PemK/MazF family toxin, whose protein sequence is MICDRYETIIVPFPFAEIPAVKRRPVVVLSGPGFNARNKASAVAMLTTAKDSAWPSDIPIIDLTAAGLPKNCVVRWRLATIPNDLILNRIGVLGVEDSLACERELARMFA, encoded by the coding sequence GTGATCTGTGATCGTTACGAGACAATCATCGTACCCTTTCCCTTCGCCGAAATCCCGGCAGTCAAAAGGAGACCTGTCGTTGTCTTGTCGGGGCCCGGCTTCAACGCCCGCAACAAGGCAAGCGCCGTCGCCATGCTTACAACAGCAAAGGACAGCGCTTGGCCGAGCGACATCCCGATCATCGACCTGACTGCGGCGGGACTTCCGAAGAACTGCGTGGTCCGATGGCGCCTCGCCACGATTCCCAACGACCTCATTTTGAACCGGATCGGTGTTCTCGGCGTCGAGGACAGCCTGGCCTGCGAGCGGGAGCTTGCGCGGATGTTCGCCTGA
- a CDS encoding cytochrome c1 — MNKLITGMVSLAALAAIGTSGALAQENAPHEGQTATEEHGGGTPHFPIKKPPAEEWSFAGPFGHYDKAQLQRGLKVYTEVCSACHSMNLVSFRTLEGLGYNEAQIKTFAANYEVQDGPNADGEMFTRKAVASDHFPSPYPNAEAAAAANNGAAPPDMSLLAKARGIERGFPTFIFDIFTQYQEGGPDYIHALLNGYEEPPKGVEIAEGTHYNPYFANAAALAMAKPLNDGQVTYDDGSPQTVEQYSRDVASFLMWAAEPHLEERKRTGFMVMIFLLIFTGLIFLTKRSIYAAKDH, encoded by the coding sequence ATGAACAAACTGATCACAGGCATGGTCTCGCTGGCCGCACTCGCCGCCATCGGCACCAGCGGGGCGCTGGCGCAGGAGAACGCGCCGCATGAGGGACAGACCGCCACCGAGGAGCATGGCGGGGGCACGCCGCACTTCCCGATCAAGAAGCCGCCGGCGGAGGAATGGAGCTTCGCCGGCCCCTTCGGCCACTACGACAAGGCGCAGCTCCAGCGCGGGCTCAAGGTCTATACCGAAGTCTGTTCGGCCTGCCATTCGATGAACCTCGTCTCCTTCCGCACGCTGGAAGGGCTTGGCTACAACGAGGCGCAGATCAAGACCTTCGCGGCCAATTACGAGGTCCAGGACGGGCCGAATGCGGATGGCGAGATGTTCACCCGCAAGGCGGTCGCCTCCGACCACTTCCCGTCGCCCTATCCGAATGCCGAGGCCGCGGCTGCGGCCAACAACGGCGCGGCCCCGCCGGACATGTCGCTGCTCGCCAAGGCACGCGGCATCGAGCGTGGCTTCCCGACCTTCATCTTCGACATCTTCACGCAATATCAGGAAGGCGGGCCGGACTATATCCACGCACTCCTGAACGGCTATGAAGAGCCGCCGAAGGGCGTCGAGATCGCCGAGGGCACGCATTACAACCCCTATTTCGCCAATGCCGCAGCGCTCGCCATGGCCAAGCCGCTCAACGACGGCCAGGTGACCTACGATGACGGCTCGCCGCAGACAGTGGAGCAATATTCCCGCGACGTCGCCTCCTTCCTGATGTGGGCGGCCGAGCCGCACCTGGAAGAGCGCAAGCGCACCGGCTTCATGGTGATGATCTTCCTCCTGATCTTCACCGGCCTGATCTTCCTGACCAAGCGCTCGATCTACGCGGCGAAGGATCATTGA
- a CDS encoding cytochrome b: MSGEHSTYRPTTGIEKWVDQRLPLPRMVHDSFVSYPVPRNLNYAYTFGAMLSVMLLVQIVTGIVLAMHYSTTTADAFNSVEKIMRDVNHGWLLRYMHANGASFFFIAVYLHIGRGLYYGSYKAPREILWILGVVIYLLMMAAGFMGYVLPWGQMSFWGATVITGFFSAFPGIGEWLQQFLLGGFAVDQPTLNRFFALHYLLPFMIAGVVVLHIWALHVTGQTNPTGIEIKTKTDTVAFTPYATLKDALGVSVFLLVFAWFVFYMPNYLGHPDNYIQANALKTPAHIVPEWYYLPFYAMLRAITFNVGPIDSKLGGVLVMFGAIIVLFFVPWLDTSKVRSAVYRPWYKMFFWLFVVNAIVLGWLGSRPAEGAYVVMSQLGTLYYFGFFLVIMPILGLVETPKRIPNSITEAVLAKKAAKAPVAA; this comes from the coding sequence ATGAGTGGGGAACATTCAACCTACAGGCCGACCACAGGCATCGAGAAATGGGTAGACCAGCGCCTGCCGCTGCCGCGGATGGTGCATGACAGCTTCGTCTCCTATCCCGTCCCGCGCAACCTGAACTATGCCTATACGTTCGGCGCCATGCTGTCCGTCATGCTGCTCGTGCAGATCGTGACCGGCATCGTGCTTGCCATGCACTATTCGACAACGACGGCCGATGCCTTCAACTCGGTCGAGAAGATCATGCGCGACGTCAATCACGGCTGGCTGCTGCGCTACATGCATGCCAACGGGGCGTCCTTCTTCTTCATCGCCGTCTATCTCCATATCGGCCGTGGCCTTTACTACGGCTCCTACAAGGCGCCGCGCGAAATCCTCTGGATCCTCGGCGTGGTGATCTACCTTCTGATGATGGCGGCCGGCTTCATGGGCTATGTGCTGCCCTGGGGCCAGATGTCCTTCTGGGGCGCGACCGTCATCACCGGCTTCTTCTCGGCTTTCCCCGGCATCGGCGAGTGGCTGCAGCAGTTCCTGCTCGGCGGCTTCGCGGTCGACCAGCCGACGCTCAACCGCTTCTTCGCGCTGCATTATCTGCTGCCGTTCATGATCGCCGGCGTCGTCGTGCTGCATATCTGGGCGCTGCATGTGACCGGCCAGACCAACCCGACCGGCATCGAGATCAAGACCAAGACCGACACCGTTGCCTTCACGCCCTATGCGACTCTCAAGGATGCGCTCGGCGTTTCGGTCTTCCTGCTCGTCTTCGCCTGGTTCGTCTTCTACATGCCGAACTATCTCGGCCATCCCGACAACTACATCCAGGCCAACGCGCTGAAGACGCCGGCGCATATCGTGCCCGAATGGTACTACCTGCCGTTCTACGCCATGCTGCGCGCCATAACCTTCAATGTCGGCCCGATCGATTCCAAGCTCGGCGGCGTGCTCGTCATGTTCGGCGCGATCATCGTCCTGTTCTTCGTGCCGTGGCTCGACACGTCGAAGGTGCGCTCGGCCGTCTATCGTCCCTGGTACAAGATGTTCTTCTGGCTGTTCGTGGTGAATGCCATCGTTCTCGGCTGGCTGGGCTCGCGGCCGGCGGAAGGCGCCTATGTGGTGATGTCGCAGCTCGGCACGCTCTATTACTTCGGCTTCTTCCTCGTCATCATGCCGATCCTCGGCCTCGTCGAAACGCCCAAGCGCATTCCCAACTCCATCACCGAGGCGGTTCTCGCCAAGAAGGCCGCCAAGGCCCCGGTGGCGGCGTAA
- the petA gene encoding ubiquinol-cytochrome c reductase iron-sulfur subunit, producing MSEHQISKEPAGEPTRRDFLYLATGMAGAVGAVAVAWPFIDQMRPDASTLALASIEVDVSSLQPGMSLTAKWRGKPVFIRNRTEKEVEEAKAVQLGDLKDPVARNANLAADAQATDLDRSAGEGKENWIVMIGSCTHLGCVPLGQAGDFGGWFCPCHGSHYDTAGRIRKGPAPQNLAVPTFAFTSDTVIKIG from the coding sequence AGAGCCTGCCGGCGAGCCGACACGGCGCGATTTTCTTTATCTCGCGACAGGCATGGCCGGCGCGGTGGGTGCCGTGGCGGTGGCCTGGCCCTTCATCGACCAGATGCGGCCGGATGCCTCCACGCTGGCGCTCGCCTCGATCGAGGTCGACGTATCGAGCCTGCAGCCGGGCATGTCTCTGACGGCCAAGTGGCGCGGCAAGCCGGTCTTCATCCGCAACCGGACGGAGAAGGAAGTGGAGGAGGCCAAGGCCGTCCAGCTCGGCGACCTGAAGGACCCGGTGGCGCGCAACGCCAACCTGGCTGCCGATGCCCAGGCGACCGATCTCGACCGCTCCGCCGGCGAGGGCAAGGAAAACTGGATCGTGATGATCGGCTCCTGCACCCATCTCGGCTGCGTGCCGCTTGGCCAGGCCGGCGATTTCGGCGGCTGGTTCTGTCCCTGCCACGGCTCGCACTATGATACCGCCGGTCGTATCCGCAAGGGTCCGGCACCGCAGAATCTGGCCGTGCCGACCTTCGCGTTCACGTCCGACACAGTCATCAAGATCGGTTGA